The proteins below are encoded in one region of Carettochelys insculpta isolate YL-2023 chromosome 14, ASM3395843v1, whole genome shotgun sequence:
- the SNAI3 gene encoding zinc finger protein SNAI3, translated as MPRSFLVKKPSSTRVPNYGQLETRRRQETSGACQSCGERLVPILLPSDSAPATPRAGGSLLARIALPLPPAADAKGAPGASPRCLELSLVDALTGRGLGTPLKDNQNNLNLPPAPSLPRRLSDPRGPAEGARGAQAKGPGARGGDPPESFQCLGCPKCSHSFSGLAKPRCLLQARSDFPCKYCAKAYGSLGALKMHLRTHTLPCVCKICGKAFSRPWLLQGHIRTHTGEKPYSCSHCSRAFADRSNLRAHLQTHSDIKKYQCRGCSKTFSRVSLLSRHEEGGCCPAP; from the exons ATGCCGCGCTCCTTCCTGGTGAAGAAACCCTCCAGCACCCGCGTCCCCAACTACGGGCAGCTGGAGACGCGGCGGCGGCAAG AAACCAGCGGCGCCTGCCAGTCCTGCGGGGAGCGGCtcgtccccatcctcctcccgaGCGACAGCGCCCCGGCAACGCCCCGGGCCGGCGGCTCCCTCCTGGCCCGCATAGCCCTGCCTCTCCCGCCGGCCGCCGATGCCAAAGGGGCACCTGGTGCGAGCCCCCGCTGCCTGGAGCTCAGCCTGGTGGACGCGTTAACGGGCCGAGGCCTGGGCACCCCCCTCAAAGACAATCAGAACAACCTCAACCTGccgcctgcccccagcctgccccggaGGCTGTCCGACCCACGGGGCCCAGCCGAGGGGGCCAGGGGAGCCCAGGCCAAAGGGCCAGGGGCGCGGGGAGGGGACCCCCCAGAGAGCTTCCAGTGCTTGGGCTGCCCCAAGTGCTCCCACTCCTTCTCCGGCCTGGCCAAGCCCCGctgcctgctgcaggccaggagcGATTTCCCCTGCAAGTACTGCGCCAAGGCCTACGGCAGCCTCGGGGCGCTCAAGATGCACCTCCGCACCCACACGCTGCCCTGCGTCTGCAAGATCTGTGGCAAAGCCttctccaggccttggctgcTCCAGGGACACATCCGAACGCACACAG GTGAAAAGCCCTACAGCTGCTCGCACTGCAGCCGCGCCTTCGCCGACCGCTCCAACCTCCGCGCCCACCTGCAGACGCACTCGGACATCAAGAAATACCAGTGCCGGGGCTGCTCCAAAACCTTCTCCCGCGTGTCCCTGCTCTCCCGGCACGAggaggggggctgctgccctgcaccctga